ATCGTTACCCGGCACCGTATGGTCTGATTCGCTACGGCGTGGCCCCGGATCATCCCCGCATCAAGGGCATCATCAACGCCCTCTACAAGGTGTTGGACCGCGGGGATATCCGCTTCTTCGGCAACGTTGACTACGGAACGGACCTCTCGCTGGAGGATCTGCAGAAGCACTACGACGCCGTCATCTTCGCCACCGGGGCCATCAAGGATGCCGACCTGAACATCCCCGGCATCGAGCTGGACGGCTCCTACGGCGGCGCTGACTTTGTCTCCTGGTACGACGGTCACCCCGATGTTTCCCGCGAATGGCCGCTGACCGCGAAGGAAATTGCTGTCATCGGTAACGGAAACGTGGCCCTCGATGTAGCCCGGGTACTCTCCAAGCACGCCGATGACATGCTCGTCACCGAGATCCCGGACAACGTCTACGCCGGCTTGAAGGCATCGCCTGTCACCGATGTGCACATCTTTGGCCGCCGCGGTCCCGCCCAGGTGAAGTTCACGCCCATGGAGCTGCGCGAGCTCAGCCATTCCAAGGACGTTGACATTGTGCTCTACGAGGAGGACTTCGACTTCGACGAGGCCTCCGACGCCGCAGTCAAGAGCAACAACCAGATCAAGACCATGGTCAACACGCTCACCAACTGGCTCGTGGAGCAAGAGGACGACGCCGCAGACCCCACCACGGGTGCCTCGCGCCGCCTGCACCTGCACTTCCTGCACAACCCGGTGGAGATCACGGGTGAGGACGGCAAGGTCACGGGCATCAAGTTTGAACGCACCGAGCTTGATGGCACGGGCAATGTGCGCGGCACCGGCGAGTTCATCGACTACCCGGTCCAGGCCGTGTACCGCTCCGTGGGCTACTTCGGATCTGCTGTTCCGGATGTTGAGTTTGACCACCAGCGAGGCGTTGTCACGAACGACGGCGGACGCGTCCTTGGTGCGGACGGCACCCATGTGCCGGGCATCTATGCGACGGGCTGGATCAAGCGCGGACCAGTCGGTTTGATTGGACACACCAAGGGCGACGCCCTCGAAACCATCACGCACCTGCTCGCTGACCGCGAAGGGTTGCCGTTGGCTACCGAGGCCGCCCCGGAATCCGTGGTTGAGCTGCTCGAGTCCCGCGGCGTGGAATTCACCACGTGGGAAGGTTGGCTGGAGCTGGATGCCCACGAGAAGGCACTGGGTGCTGCCGCATCCGCGGACGGCACTGTGCAGCGCGAGCGCGTCAAGGTGGTGCCGCGCGACGAGATGGTCTCTGTTTCCCGCGGCGCCTCCATCGTCGGCTAAGCCGGCGCTGCCGGCTCCCGGAGCGGGGATGGCGTGATTTCCTTCCCTCGCTTCGCAAGCTCAGCGGGGAACCCTCGGAAATCTCTTAGCAAGGCCGCTCGCGGCCGAGGAAATCTTATTGCCCGCGAGGGAGCTGGCAGCACCGACCTCAACGGGGCTACTCGTTCAGGTTCTCCGCCACCGTCTCAAACGCTGCGTCCGGGTCGCGGGCCTCAATCGCCGCGAGCAGGTCCTCGTGGCCTTCTTGCGGGCAGCCAATGCCCTGGCCGCCGCTGTGGGCTTCCAGATCAGTGCGGAAAACATTTCCGAACGACTCGTACAGCTCGGCCAGCAGCGGATTGGCTGATGCCCGGGCCACGGCCAGGTGGAATGCCCAGTCGTTCGCGACCCAACCGGCGGTGTCATTGGTGTCCCATGCTCGGCGCCGGTCTGCCAGCAAGGTGCGCATCTCACCTTTCTGCGCGGCGGTGGCGTTGTGCGCGGCCAGCCGGGCGGCCTGGGTGTCCAGTGCCAGCCGGACCTCTACCACGTGCTTGTTGCCGTACCGGCCAATAAGTTTCTGGGTTGCCCCGGCGATCTCGCTCGTGGCGCGCACATAGGTGCCGTCGCCGCGCAGGACTTCAAGCATGCCCGCGTGGGCCAGCGACTTAATGGCTTCCCGGAGCGTGCCGCGGGAAACACCGAGTTCCTTCATGAGCTCCTGCTCGGACGGGATGCGCGCGTTGACCGCCCACAGCCCGGAGCTGATGGCGTGCCGCAGCTTGCCCGTGACTTCCTGGGCGAGAGGCTCGCGGTGCGAGGTTGTCAGACTCATGCAGGCTTTCCTTCCTGGAGCGGCACAATAGTGATGGCGCCGGTGTTCCGCCCGCCCCTGTCCCGGGAAGCGCCGTCCCTCCCGGGTGCAGTGAGCAGCCAGGCCAGCACCGCCTGCGCCGCGGCCACAGCCACCAGCAATATCAACGGTACGGTCCAGCCTCCGCTGAGGCTGCGCGCCAGGCCCATGCCGAACGGGCCCAGCGTCCCCACAAGGTAACCAACAGACTGGGCGGCGGTGGACATGGCGGTGGCCTCCGCCGTCGTACTTCCGCTTTTGCTGATGACCACTAGGACCAGCGCGAACACGCCAAAACCAAAGCCGAGGAGCAGTGCAGGGGCCACGGCAGCCTGGGTGGGGAGGGCCAGAAGGGCGATTGCCCCGAGCAGGTAGGAGCCGCTGGCCAGCATGAAGGCGACGCGCAATCCGCCGGGTCGGGCGGCTACTGCGAGCAGGCCGATGTTGGTGACGACAGTGACCACTTGGGCCAGCCCAAGCATTAGGCCGGCGGTGGCGGGGTCTAGGCCGCCGTCGATCAGGATCAGGGGCAGCCAGCTGATGATGGAGTAGGCGGCGATGGCCTGGATGGTGAAGAACGCCGTGATGAGCAGGCCCTGGCGGGTTTTCAGCAGCTTCCACGGCGATGTGGCCGTGCCTGGGGCCGGTGTTGGGCGGCGGTGCGCGGCGAGGGCGATCGGGATGAAGGCCAGCAGCGTCACGACCGAAAGGACGGCCCAGGCGGCAAGGCCCAGCGACGGCGAGTCCAATTGCATGGCCAGCGGCACGCTCACGGCGGCGGAGATGGTGGCACCAAACGACATGGTGATGGTGTAAACACCCGTCATGGCGGCGGTTTTGCTGGCGTAGTGCTCGCGAATGAAGGCGGGCATCGACACGTTGCACACGGCCAGTCCGGACATGCTCACCACGGTTCCCAGGAGCAGCATCCCCACGCTGGGCACCGCCCGCAGCGCGAGCCCTGCCGTCAGGGTGGCGAGCGCGATCGCAATGGCCTTTTCGACCCCGACACGGCGGACCAGCCATGATGTTCCCGCACCGGCGATGGCGAAGCAGAGCGTGGGGATGGAGGGGAGCAGCGCGGCGGTCAATGCGCCGTAGCCGAGAACTTGCTGGAGGTCGTGGTACAGGGCGGAGGCGCTGGAGATCCCTGCCCGGAGGTTGAGACCAATGAGCACGATGGCAAGGATGCCGAAGGCGGCCGTGAGCCGCTTTCTGGTTCGCGGGGCGGGGCCCGGCGCGGGGGTTGGCTGGTGGGCGGCGGTGTGTCAGGGTGCTGCAGGAATTGAGTCATCGGGTCAATCATAAGACGTTAGACGTTTGAGGTCTAAGTGGGGCGTTTGGTAGAAATAGAAATCTGGTTTGACTCTGGAAAATATTTTCGCTGCGTCGTGGGGTCGTGAGAGTTTCCCGTTCCGTTTGCCGTCCCACGCCCTTCGAATTGCTCTCGGCATTTCACAGGTGGCCTGGAAGCATTCAGCCCGGCGCCATTGTCCCCAGTTCAACAGAAAAAATCGGCAATGGTTGGATATCTTTCATGCGCGGTGGGCCCCGCCGGGGCGAATGAGACGGCCGCGAAGAATGGCAGCAACAAACGCAACGATGCGGTGGACTGGTCAGGGAGTTCCCGATGACGGCCGCCCGCAAGCCTCAGTTCTGCGGGGCAAGCCTGCGCACCGCCAATGCCAGCCACAGTTGCACCCGGTCTGGTGTCAGGGCTGGGTCGTAACCTGTCAGCTCGGCGATCTGGGTCAGCCGGTAGCGCACGGTGTTGCGGTGCAGGGCGAGGGTCTCGGCAACGGCGGCCACGGAGCCGTTGAGCTGCAAATATGTTTCGAGGGTTTCTACGAGTTCGGCGCCGTGTGCGTCGTCGAACGCCGTGAGGGGACCCAAGGCTTCAGCTGCCATGTCAGCCATCGGCACATCTTCGCTGGCGAGCAGGAGAGAGGTCAGGCTCAGCCGTTCCGGGACGTTGACTTCCAGACCACGGGTGGCAGCTTCACGTGCTTCAAAGTAGCTCCAGCGCAGTCCATTGGCCTGCGAATACGCGCCGCCAATTCCCACCGGGACCGTGATGCCCAGGTTGTGCATTTGATGGCTCAATGCCCGGCCCAGCGTGGCTGGATCACCGGCCGCAGTGGGTACCACCAAGAGGAGTTCCTGCCTGCCCTCGGAATCGATGGTGCCGGCAATGGATGTTTCCAACTCAGCCGGCAGCGTGATGGTGGCAAGGGAAGCGAACTTGCTCTCCTCGGTGCTGACCAGGAGGACAAAGTTCTTAGCTGTTGGTGAGATGCCCAGGCTCTCGAGACGGGCGGCCGAATCGGCGGGTTCAAGAGTGCCCCGGACAATGTCAGAAATGACTTGACCGGCGATCTGGCGTGCACTGTGACGCCGCTGCACCACGTTGTTTAGCTCGATACTGATGAGCCCGCGCGCATAGTCAACAATTCCGTCATCGTGATATGGCTGCCGGAGCCAGAGTGTACTGGCGTCGCGCTTGCCCGTGGAAAGCGCCACCGCTTGCCAGCCGGCGTCGTCCGGGGTAGTGCCGGGCGACGTGGCCGCAACTTCGCCGCCGTACTGGGTGACAGAAAGATCCGTGGCCACCATGGACGCAAGCTTCTTGAGGAGAGCTGGTAGCCCGCCACCGGTCAGCAGCGCGCGTGCTAGTACCTGGTGCTCTCGCAAGAGGCGTTCAAGCTTGGCATAGTGGTCGGCTGAGCGGGCATCCGCCACCAACTTTCCGATGGCAATGAAGGGCGTGCTGTAGGGCACCTCCACCACCGGAACAGCCCAGCGATTTGCCTCTGCCAACAGGGCAGGCGGCACCGAATCATGTTCGAATCCAATGCCGAAGCCAATTCCGACGGCGCCCGCTCGCTTGATTTGTCGAACAAAGGAACGCTGGGCGTCGGCTGTGCCCTGCCGTGCTCCCGTGGTGAGAACCAGTTCGCCGCCGCTGAGGAACGACTGAGGGTTTTCCAGCTCCGTCACGGCGACCCAATCGATCGCGGCGGTCAGCGGGGTGCGGGTGGAGCCCAAGTTTTTCAGGTGCAGGCCGGAAATGCCCAAAAGGTCAGCCAAGGAAAGTGCCATGACATAACTATACAAACGCACTACGGCGAATGTTTGATGTGGTGCACTTGGCTATTCGCTTGGAGCTGGCTCGGGGCTTAGGCTTTCGCATATGCGGCAGATCTGCCGCCTCGTCTACATCGAGCTCATGCGCTTCGAGTTAAAGAGGTTGAACACCGTGGTCCACACCTTGCAGAACTTCATCAATGGAGAGTTCGTCGCCGCCACCGGCACGGAATCCTTAGATATTGTCAATCCAAGTAACGGCGAAGTGGTGGCCACGGCACCGGTCTCCAGCCAAGCCGATGTGGATGCCGCCATGGAGGCCGCAGCCACTGCCTTCAAAACCTGGAAGCGGGCCACGCCCGGCCAGCGCCAAAGCGTGTTGCTCCAGCTGGCCGACGCCATTGAGGCCCGCAGCAATGAGATCGTAGAAGCGCAGCACAGGAACACCGGTCAGGTTAAGCAGATGATCGCTGACGAGGAAGTCGCGGCGGGAGCAGACCAACTGCGTTTCTTCGCCGGTGCAGCCCGCCTGCTCGAGGGTCGCTCAGCGGGTGAATACATGGAAAACTTCACCTCCTATGTACGCCGCGAGCCTGTGGGCGTCATTGCCCAAGTAACTCCCTGGAACTACCCCTTCCTGATGCTCATCTGGAAGATCGGCCCGGCCCTCGCAGCCGGCAACACGGTGGTCCTCAAGCCCAGCGACACCACGCCGGAAAGCACGCTGGTGTTTGCCGACATCGCCAAGGACATTGTTCCGGCCGGCGTGTTGAACTTTGTGCTTGGCAATGGGGCAACCGGTGCAGCCATGGTGGAACACAAGATTCCGGCCATGGTCTCCATTACCGGATCGGTCCGGGCCGGCATCGCCGTAGCCACGGGGGCTGCCAAGGGACTCAAACGTGCTCACCTGGAATTGGGTGGCAAGGCCCCGGCCATCGTCTTTGCAGATGCAAATCTGGGCAAGACAGCCCAGGAGATCGCAGAATATTCCTTCTTCAACGCAGGCCAGGACTGCACGGCCATCACGCGCGTGCTGGTCGAGGAGTCTGCACATGATGAGTTCACCGCTGCTCTGGCCACGGCCGCGCAAGGCCTTCAAACAGGCAACGCGGATGAGTCCAAGAACTATTTCGGTCCGCTCAATAACATCAACCACTTCAATGCGGTGGTCAAGGTGGTGGAGAGCATTCCGGACTACGCAACTGTTGTTGCCGGAGGCAAGCGCGTGGGGGAGAAGGGCTTCTTCTACGAGGCCACAGTGGTGGATGGTGTGAAGCAGACCGACGACATTGTCCAGCAGGAAACGTTTGGCCCCGTTATTACAGTGCAGACATTCAAGACCGAGGAAGAAGCGGTGGAGATGGCAAACGACGTCGACTTCGCCCTGGCTTCCAGCGTGTGGACCTCCAACCACGGAGTGGCCATGCGCGTCTCCCGTGACTTGGACTTTGGTGCCGTCTGGATCAACACCCACATCATGCTCACGGCCGAGATGCCCCACGGAGGGTTCAAACAGTCCGGCTACGGCAAGGATTTGTCCATGTATGGCGTGGAAGACTACACCCGCATCAAGCACGTCATGAGCAACCTGGACGCTTAACAGCTTCTTTTTCGCAGCCGGGCACTCTTAGCTCGCGCCTCCCATCCCCTTCCCGAAAACCCTCAGTCTTACCCCCCTTGAAAGGAATGTCCATGAGCGATATTCAGTACCGCCTTGACCAAAAGCGTCAGATCCTGGGAGCATTCCCCGGCCCCAAGTCGCAAGCACTTGACGAGCGCCGCAAGGCGGTCGTGGCCGGCGGCGTGGCCTCCACCGTACCCGTTTACGTTGCCGACGCCGACGGCGGCATCATCACCGACGTTGATGGCAACTCCTTCATCGACCTGGGGTCAGGCATCGCCGTCACCTCGGTCGGCGCATCGGACGCCAACGTGGTGGAGGCAGTCCGCGAGCAGGTTGGGCACTTCACGCACACCTGCTTCATGGTCACCCCGTACGAGAGCTATATCCAGGTCGCGGAGGAGCTCAACGCCCTGACCCCCGGCACCCACGAGAAG
The Arthrobacter alpinus genome window above contains:
- a CDS encoding FAD-dependent oxidoreductase, whose product is MSTAVSSHTSVAPGTQDRPLRIAVIGSGPAGVYAADMLTKSEQVRDGLVVSIDLFDRYPAPYGLIRYGVAPDHPRIKGIINALYKVLDRGDIRFFGNVDYGTDLSLEDLQKHYDAVIFATGAIKDADLNIPGIELDGSYGGADFVSWYDGHPDVSREWPLTAKEIAVIGNGNVALDVARVLSKHADDMLVTEIPDNVYAGLKASPVTDVHIFGRRGPAQVKFTPMELRELSHSKDVDIVLYEEDFDFDEASDAAVKSNNQIKTMVNTLTNWLVEQEDDAADPTTGASRRLHLHFLHNPVEITGEDGKVTGIKFERTELDGTGNVRGTGEFIDYPVQAVYRSVGYFGSAVPDVEFDHQRGVVTNDGGRVLGADGTHVPGIYATGWIKRGPVGLIGHTKGDALETITHLLADREGLPLATEAAPESVVELLESRGVEFTTWEGWLELDAHEKALGAAASADGTVQRERVKVVPRDEMVSVSRGASIVG
- a CDS encoding FadR/GntR family transcriptional regulator, which translates into the protein MSLTTSHREPLAQEVTGKLRHAISSGLWAVNARIPSEQELMKELGVSRGTLREAIKSLAHAGMLEVLRGDGTYVRATSEIAGATQKLIGRYGNKHVVEVRLALDTQAARLAAHNATAAQKGEMRTLLADRRRAWDTNDTAGWVANDWAFHLAVARASANPLLAELYESFGNVFRTDLEAHSGGQGIGCPQEGHEDLLAAIEARDPDAAFETVAENLNE
- a CDS encoding MFS transporter; translated protein: MLIGLNLRAGISSASALYHDLQQVLGYGALTAALLPSIPTLCFAIAGAGTSWLVRRVGVEKAIAIALATLTAGLALRAVPSVGMLLLGTVVSMSGLAVCNVSMPAFIREHYASKTAAMTGVYTITMSFGATISAAVSVPLAMQLDSPSLGLAAWAVLSVVTLLAFIPIALAAHRRPTPAPGTATSPWKLLKTRQGLLITAFFTIQAIAAYSIISWLPLILIDGGLDPATAGLMLGLAQVVTVVTNIGLLAVAARPGGLRVAFMLASGSYLLGAIALLALPTQAAVAPALLLGFGFGVFALVLVVISKSGSTTAEATAMSTAAQSVGYLVGTLGPFGMGLARSLSGGWTVPLILLVAVAAAQAVLAWLLTAPGRDGASRDRGGRNTGAITIVPLQEGKPA
- a CDS encoding PucR family transcriptional regulator, which gives rise to MALSLADLLGISGLHLKNLGSTRTPLTAAIDWVAVTELENPQSFLSGGELVLTTGARQGTADAQRSFVRQIKRAGAVGIGFGIGFEHDSVPPALLAEANRWAVPVVEVPYSTPFIAIGKLVADARSADHYAKLERLLREHQVLARALLTGGGLPALLKKLASMVATDLSVTQYGGEVAATSPGTTPDDAGWQAVALSTGKRDASTLWLRQPYHDDGIVDYARGLISIELNNVVQRRHSARQIAGQVISDIVRGTLEPADSAARLESLGISPTAKNFVLLVSTEESKFASLATITLPAELETSIAGTIDSEGRQELLLVVPTAAGDPATLGRALSHQMHNLGITVPVGIGGAYSQANGLRWSYFEAREAATRGLEVNVPERLSLTSLLLASEDVPMADMAAEALGPLTAFDDAHGAELVETLETYLQLNGSVAAVAETLALHRNTVRYRLTQIAELTGYDPALTPDRVQLWLALAVRRLAPQN
- a CDS encoding gamma-aminobutyraldehyde dehydrogenase, with product MRFELKRLNTVVHTLQNFINGEFVAATGTESLDIVNPSNGEVVATAPVSSQADVDAAMEAAATAFKTWKRATPGQRQSVLLQLADAIEARSNEIVEAQHRNTGQVKQMIADEEVAAGADQLRFFAGAARLLEGRSAGEYMENFTSYVRREPVGVIAQVTPWNYPFLMLIWKIGPALAAGNTVVLKPSDTTPESTLVFADIAKDIVPAGVLNFVLGNGATGAAMVEHKIPAMVSITGSVRAGIAVATGAAKGLKRAHLELGGKAPAIVFADANLGKTAQEIAEYSFFNAGQDCTAITRVLVEESAHDEFTAALATAAQGLQTGNADESKNYFGPLNNINHFNAVVKVVESIPDYATVVAGGKRVGEKGFFYEATVVDGVKQTDDIVQQETFGPVITVQTFKTEEEAVEMANDVDFALASSVWTSNHGVAMRVSRDLDFGAVWINTHIMLTAEMPHGGFKQSGYGKDLSMYGVEDYTRIKHVMSNLDA